In the genome of Desulfuromonadales bacterium, the window TGGTTTCCCGGCCACATGAACAAGGCGAGCCGGCAGATTGCCGAGACGATCCAGGGGTTCGATGTGATCATCGAAGTTCTCGATGCCCGCCTTCCCGTCTCCAGCGCCAATCCGCTGCTCGAGGAGCTGCGTCGGGGCAAGCCCTGTATCAAGGTGCTGAACAAGAACGACCTGGCCGACCCCGTCGTCACCAAGGCCTGGGTCCGCCATTTCGAAAAGCAGGCCGGAGTGCGCGCCCTGCCGCTCGAGGCGAGGAAGCGCCTCGAGGTGGGGCATCTCCCCCAGCTCTGCCGCCGCCTGGCGCCCCACCGCGGGCAGCCGGGCAAGCCGCTGCGCGCCATGGTCATCGGCATTCCCAATGTCGGCAAGTCGACCCTGATCAACACTCTGGCGGGCAAGGCCATGGCCCGGGTCGGCGACCGCCCCGCCATCACCACCTGCCCGCAGCAGATCGACCTGCGCAACGGCATCCGCCTTTCCGACACACCGGGGTTGCTCTGGCCGGTGATGAGCGACCAGAACGGCGCCTACCGACTGGCGGCCAGCGGCGCCATCGGCGAGAGTGCCATGGACTATGTGCAGGTGGCCCTGTTTGCCGCCGCCTTCATGCTGCGCCGCTACCCCGAGTTGCTCAGGGGCCGCTACAAGCTTACCGTTCTGCCGGAAAGTCCTACCCTCCTGCTCGAAGAGATCGGGCGCCGGCGCGGCTGCCTGGTCAGCGGCGGCGAGGTCGATCTGCACCGGGCCGCCGAGCTTTTTCTTCGCGAATTGCGGGGCGGCAAGCTTGGCCGGGTCAGTCTCGAGGAGCCGGGAC includes:
- the ylqF gene encoding ribosome biogenesis GTPase YlqF; its protein translation is MKIEWFPGHMNKASRQIAETIQGFDVIIEVLDARLPVSSANPLLEELRRGKPCIKVLNKNDLADPVVTKAWVRHFEKQAGVRALPLEARKRLEVGHLPQLCRRLAPHRGQPGKPLRAMVIGIPNVGKSTLINTLAGKAMARVGDRPAITTCPQQIDLRNGIRLSDTPGLLWPVMSDQNGAYRLAASGAIGESAMDYVQVALFAAAFMLRRYPELLRGRYKLTVLPESPTLLLEEIGRRRGCLVSGGEVDLHRAAELFLRELRGGKLGRVSLEEPG